From Micromonospora echinaurantiaca:
GGGTGGCGGCGACCGCCACCCCGCCGAACCCGGCCAGGCAGAGCAGGCACACGCCGAGCGTGCGCGCGTTCTCGAAGAGGAACTGCACGCCCGGCCGGGTCGAGATCGGGCTGAGCACGGCACCGAGCGACACCACCATGGTCGCCAGCAGCGCGACGCCGGCCACCCGGCGGGCGACGCCGGCGAGCCCGATCAGCAGCATGGCGGCGAGCACCGTCCAGATCTGGTGGTGGGTCCAGGACACCGGGGAGGCGGCCACTGTCGCGCAGCCGATGAGCACCGCCGCGTGCCCCGGCCGGCCGTGCGCGGCCAGGTGTCGGGCGCGCAGCAGCGCCACCGCGCAGATCGCGGCCACCAGGGCGGCCCACACCAGCGGCAGGGCGGCCTCGTCGACGCCGACGCGCAGCAGCATCCCGTGCACCGACTGGTTGCCCAGCGAGGCCAGGTTGCCGATCCGGGATGTCTCCAGCACGGTGCCGGCCCAGTAGGTCCAGCTCTCCCCCGGCAGCACGACGGCGGCGATGCCCGCGCAGGCGACGAAGGCGGCCATCGCCCGGGCGGCGTCGCGCCACCGGCCGGTGGCCAGGAAGTAGACCACGAACAGTAGCGGGGTCAGCTTGATCGCCGCGGCCACCCCGACCAGGATCCCGCGCAGCCGGGCCGGCACGACGCCCATCCCGTCGAGCAGCGCCGCCAGCACGATGAAGATGCTGACCTGCCCGAAGCGCAGGTTGCTCTGCACCGGCGCGGAGAGCAGCAGCCCGAGCGCCACCGCCGCGACCACCAGCGCCCGCCGGGACCGGCCGGCGGTCAGGGCGGCGCCGACCGGCACGGCGACGGCGACCACCGCGGCGTACGTGGCCAGCAGCCAGACCACCTGCGCCACGCCCTCTGGCACGACAGTGATCGGCCACAGCGCCAGCGCGGCGAACGGCGGGTAGGTGAACGGGCCGCCGTTCTCCGCCACGTAGCCGTAGAGCGGGCGGCCGGCCCGCAGGTCGGCCAGCGCCCCGTAGTAGATGTGCAGGTCGGAGAGGCGGTCCTCGCGGCGCAGCACGAGCAGCGTGGACACCAGCGCGGTCACCGCGAACCCGGCCCAGAGCAGCAGCACCCGCCGGTCTCGCATGACCCGAGGATAGGTGAGGACGCGACGGTGCGGGTACCACGGTGGACGGTCCGCCGCTGGCCTGGGACCGCGCGGAGCCGCGCCGGATCCGGCTCGACGATCTTCCCGCCGCCGGCTCCCCCTCCTACAGTGATGGCCACCCGTCCCTCGACCCCGGAAGGTGCCATGAGCATCCGCGTGTACCGCAACGCCGCGATCCACACCGGCGACCGCGCCAACCCGTCGGCCCAGGCCATGGCCGTCGACGGCGAGCGGCTGCTGGCCGTCGGCACCGAGGCGGAGGTACGCGCGGCCGCCGGAGCGGGCGCGGAGCTGGTCGACCTGGCCGGCGCCGCGGTGCTCCCCGGCCTCTACGACGCCCACATCCACACCGCGCAGTACGCGCAGAGCCTGGACGCCGTGGACCTGCGGGACGTCCGCTCGCTGGCCGAGGCACTGACCCGGGTGGCCGCGCACGCGGCGCGGCTGCGACCCGGCGGGTGGCTGTTCGGGGGCCGGTGGGACAGCAACACCTGGGATCCGCCGGTCCAGCCGGACCGGTACGCGCTGGACTCGGTCTGCCCCGAACTGCCGGTCGCGCTGCCCAGCGTGGACGGGCACACGGTGTGGGCCAACTCGGCCGCGCTGCGACTGGTCGGCATCGACGCCGACACCCCCGACCCGGTGGGCGGGGAGATCGTCCGGGACGAGCGTGGCGAACCGACCGGGATCCTGCGCGAGTCCGCCTGCCGGCCGCTGCGCGACCTGATGGTCTCCCCCGACCTGCGCGACCAGCTCCGCGCCGCACAGGAGGAGTTGCTGGCGCTCGGCCTGACCAGCGTGCACGACATCGACGGCGAGGACTGCCGGGCGGCCTACCTGGAGCTGCGCGCCGCCGGCGAGCTGAAGCTGCGGGTGCACAAGGCGATCCCGATGAGCCACCTGGACGCCGCGATCGCCGAGGGCCGCCGCACCGGGCAGGGCGACGACTGGTTCCGCACCGGGCCGGTGAAGATCTTCAGCGACGGCGCGCTGGGCTCGCACACCTGCCACATGAGCGAGCCGTTCGCCGGCGAGCACGACAACGTGGGCATCGCGGTCACCCCGTACGAGGATCTGGTCAAGCTCTTCGCCCGGGCCGCGGAAGCCGGCATCGCGGTGGCCACGCACGCCATCGGCGACCAGGCCAACCATCTGGTGATCGACGCCTACCAGGCCATCGGCCGTACGCCCGGGCTGCGGCACCGGATCGAACACGCCCAGCACCTGCGGGCCGCCGACCTGCCCCGGATGGCCCGGCTGGGCATCGTCGCCTCGATGCAGCCGGTGCACTGCA
This genomic window contains:
- a CDS encoding glycosyltransferase 87 family protein; translation: MRDRRVLLLWAGFAVTALVSTLLVLRREDRLSDLHIYYGALADLRAGRPLYGYVAENGGPFTYPPFAALALWPITVVPEGVAQVVWLLATYAAVVAVAVPVGAALTAGRSRRALVVAAVALGLLLSAPVQSNLRFGQVSIFIVLAALLDGMGVVPARLRGILVGVAAAIKLTPLLFVVYFLATGRWRDAARAMAAFVACAGIAAVVLPGESWTYWAGTVLETSRIGNLASLGNQSVHGMLLRVGVDEAALPLVWAALVAAICAVALLRARHLAAHGRPGHAAVLIGCATVAASPVSWTHHQIWTVLAAMLLIGLAGVARRVAGVALLATMVVSLGAVLSPISTRPGVQFLFENARTLGVCLLCLAGFGGVAVAATRTARTAAPRRAWLRVGVAAAATLAFFAVQPLPAGADPTFKAYDLDDVVNPRYFFVCRGPAECAAFGTDAPVTFGTRVEKTKVRVNGVVAPRVARLAYYSAPGGAPREIPLLAAYPGTRTFSFRSATMAHGRLVAYAADGQPIATYDEELAAGFRADPP
- a CDS encoding amidohydrolase produces the protein MSIRVYRNAAIHTGDRANPSAQAMAVDGERLLAVGTEAEVRAAAGAGAELVDLAGAAVLPGLYDAHIHTAQYAQSLDAVDLRDVRSLAEALTRVAAHAARLRPGGWLFGGRWDSNTWDPPVQPDRYALDSVCPELPVALPSVDGHTVWANSAALRLVGIDADTPDPVGGEIVRDERGEPTGILRESACRPLRDLMVSPDLRDQLRAAQEELLALGLTSVHDIDGEDCRAAYLELRAAGELKLRVHKAIPMSHLDAAIAEGRRTGQGDDWFRTGPVKIFSDGALGSHTCHMSEPFAGEHDNVGIAVTPYEDLVKLFARAAEAGIAVATHAIGDQANHLVIDAYQAIGRTPGLRHRIEHAQHLRAADLPRMARLGIVASMQPVHCTSDIDLVDSLLAGHDLASYAWRGMLDAGVPLAFGSDAPVEHPNPFPALYAAVTRSRPDGTPAGGWQPEQRLSMAEALAAHTLGAARAAGEEERKGVLAPGMLADFIAVDTDPLRESPEAVLRTRVLTTVVGGEIRWQRG